A section of the Chryseobacterium scophthalmum genome encodes:
- a CDS encoding winged helix-turn-helix transcriptional regulator yields the protein MAKIIENGVEREANCTEELFAMRDSLDVLGGKWKLMILRYLTNRTDQNIHFKKLERGIDGISAKMLSKELKELEINLLITRTIQDTKPITVTYAVTEYGKSVFPVTETLVNWGLIHREKIKESMSS from the coding sequence ATGGCAAAGATCATAGAAAATGGAGTAGAAAGGGAAGCGAATTGTACAGAAGAACTATTCGCAATGCGCGACAGCCTGGATGTTTTAGGTGGGAAATGGAAGCTGATGATTCTACGATATTTAACCAATCGTACAGATCAAAATATTCATTTTAAAAAACTGGAAAGAGGAATTGACGGAATTTCTGCAAAAATGCTGAGCAAAGAATTGAAAGAGCTGGAAATAAATTTATTGATCACCCGAACGATTCAGGATACAAAACCGATCACCGTAACATATGCTGTTACAGAATATGGGAAATCTGTTTTTCCGGTTACCGAAACTTTGGTGAATTGGGGATTGATTCACCGTGAAAAAATTAAGGAATCGATGAGCTCTTGA
- a CDS encoding glycine betaine ABC transporter substrate-binding protein produces the protein MKRINYLLLLTSVLILGVFNSCKNIKNSKYINIGMVDGWAEDVAMTHVVKAILDEQGYHVVIQKASTDMILASMNNEDTDLFLGVWLPYTHASKIAKFPELTNLGTNYDNGKIGLVVPNYIPIKSIEELPKYEEKFKNRIIGIEKGAGMTAATDRAIIDYKLNYRQINSSTIAMITELQNAIKRKEWIVVAGWQPHWMFGKMKLKFLDDPKKTFGEAEKIKTYSRKSFGKDHPELTQFFSKMYFDDQTMTDLLTKMENSKNKETTAKEWVKDHSELVNSWLDKN, from the coding sequence ATGAAAAGAATAAATTATTTATTATTACTTACTTCTGTTCTAATTTTAGGAGTATTTAATTCTTGTAAAAACATAAAAAATTCAAAATATATCAACATCGGAATGGTCGATGGTTGGGCAGAAGATGTTGCAATGACACACGTTGTAAAAGCTATTTTGGATGAACAGGGTTATCATGTTGTCATTCAGAAAGCTTCCACAGATATGATTTTAGCTTCAATGAATAACGAAGACACAGACCTTTTTCTGGGAGTTTGGTTACCTTACACTCATGCAAGTAAAATAGCTAAGTTCCCGGAGTTGACCAACCTTGGAACAAATTACGACAACGGAAAGATCGGTTTAGTTGTTCCCAATTATATTCCCATAAAATCTATCGAAGAATTACCAAAATATGAGGAAAAATTCAAAAACAGAATCATCGGTATAGAAAAAGGAGCCGGAATGACCGCTGCAACAGACAGAGCCATTATTGATTACAAATTAAATTATAGACAGATCAATTCTTCTACAATCGCCATGATCACCGAGCTTCAGAATGCAATAAAACGTAAAGAATGGATCGTTGTTGCAGGATGGCAACCTCATTGGATGTTTGGTAAAATGAAATTAAAATTTCTTGATGATCCAAAAAAAACATTTGGGGAAGCAGAAAAAATTAAAACTTACAGCAGAAAAAGTTTTGGAAAAGATCATCCTGAATTAACGCAGTTCTTTTCAAAAATGTATTTTGATGACCAAACCATGACCGATCTCCTGACTAAAATGGAAAACAGCAAGAACAAAGAAACTACAGCTAAGGAATGGGTTAAAGATCATTCTGAACTCGTCAATTCCTGGTTGGATAAAAACTGA
- a CDS encoding ABC transporter permease has translation MNKTIDIGQYVETAINWLTDNAKPFFDVIKNVGNSSILGIEWALVNTPFYIIILLFTLLALWKAGKGTAIMTAAGLTLIFLMGFWKETMETLALIFVATLTALILSVPLGIWAAKNQFAAKIIRPLLDLMQTMPAFVYLIPAVLFFSIGKVPGAFATIIFAMPPAVRLTTLGIESVPKDIVEAARAFGATNRQILFKVELPLATNTILAGINQTILLSLSMVVIAGMIAAGGLGEKVLEGINNLDIGLGFESGLSVVILAIILDRITQGFVKKKTAK, from the coding sequence ATGAATAAAACTATAGATATAGGTCAATATGTAGAAACTGCTATCAATTGGCTCACAGATAACGCAAAACCTTTCTTTGACGTCATAAAAAATGTTGGTAACTCCTCAATCTTAGGAATTGAATGGGCTTTAGTCAATACCCCTTTTTACATCATCATTCTACTTTTCACGTTATTAGCTTTATGGAAAGCAGGAAAAGGAACCGCCATTATGACTGCAGCCGGACTTACTTTAATATTTTTAATGGGATTTTGGAAAGAAACGATGGAAACATTAGCACTTATTTTTGTGGCAACACTTACCGCATTAATTCTTTCCGTTCCTCTCGGAATATGGGCGGCAAAAAATCAATTTGCGGCGAAAATTATTCGCCCATTACTCGATTTAATGCAGACAATGCCTGCTTTTGTTTACTTAATTCCTGCTGTATTATTTTTCAGTATCGGTAAAGTTCCGGGTGCATTTGCAACGATCATTTTTGCCATGCCACCTGCAGTACGTTTAACGACTTTGGGAATTGAATCTGTCCCTAAAGATATTGTAGAAGCAGCCCGAGCTTTCGGAGCCACCAATCGTCAAATCTTATTTAAAGTAGAACTTCCTTTGGCTACGAACACAATTTTAGCAGGGATCAATCAAACCATTTTATTATCATTATCAATGGTTGTAATCGCTGGAATGATCGCAGCAGGCGGTTTGGGTGAAAAAGTTTTGGAAGGAATTAATAATCTGGATATCGGTTTAGGATTTGAAAGTGGTTTATCAGTCGTGATCTTAGCCATTATTCTCGACCGGATCACTCAAGGATTTGTAAAGAAAAAAACAGCAAAATGA